The stretch of DNA TCCTGCACCACAAATAATCTGAGCCCATCCCAGGAAAATGCCAGTTCACCGGTGCAACActgtatgacacaaaaaaagagtCCATCTTTGTAGGGTTGATTTCAAATGTGTATTGTAAGCAGAACCTGTTTTTACATCGACCTTGTCCATTTTTGTCCTGTACCCTTCATTGCATGTAGTAAACTATGCGAtggctaaaaacacacactgcctTGTTGAAATCGCTCCTCTCCCTAGAAGGAGTCAAACCCTGATAacccctccctcttcttcctgctctcaaacaAAGCTAGACCACGTGTTGCTTGCTTACTTCCGCCTCCACAGATCTGGCAGTGTACAGATGGGTGTAATCAACATGCTGCTATGTGCAAGAGCTAGCAAGCCCCATACACTGCAGATCAGCAAGTGTATATGAATTAACTGAGTTTTAGTTTGGATCAGAGGGCTACATTTATCACTGTCTCTGAGAGGTAAAATGGCACAGCAAAGAATGGACCAGGAAAAACTCTGCTGTTCGATCTGtttggatctactgaaggatccagtgactattccctgtggacacagctactgtatgaactgtattaAAAGCTACTGGGATGAAGAGAATCAGATGGAAATCAACAGCTGTCCTCAGTGCAGACAAATTTTCAgaccgaggcctgtcctggtgaaaaacaccatgttagcagatttagtggaggagctgaagaagacaAGAATCCAAGCTGCTCCACCTGATCACTGCTATGCCGGACCTGAAGACATGACATGTGATGTCTGTACTGGGAGAAAACTGAAAGCTCTCAAGTCCTGTCTGCAGTGTCTGGTCTCTTACTGTGAGCAACACCTCCAGCCTCACTATGAATCTCCTGCCTTTgcaaaacacaagctggtcgacccctccaaGAAGTTTCAGGAGAACGTCTGCTCTCGTCacaatgaggtgatgaagatttTCTGCCGCACTGATCAAAAATGTATCTGTTATCTGTGCTCaatggatgaacataaaggccatgACACAgtttctgctgcagcagagatgactgagaagcagagagagCTTGGGGTGAGTCAGAAAaaaatccagcagagaatccatgacagagagaaagtcGTGAAGATGCTTCAGCACGAGGTGGAGAATATCAAttgctctgctgataaagccgtgagagacagtgagaagatctgcacagatgtgaagcagcagatcagatctcATCAGAAAACTGAAGTGACTCATGTCAACAAGCTTCAGGTTGAGCTGGAGCAAGAGATCGCTGAGCTGAGGAGGAAATACATGGAGTTGAAgcagctgtcacacacagaggatcacactCAGTTTCTACGCATTTACACCTTGCTGGCACGTCTTAGTGAATCTACAGACTCAgccagcatcaatatccgtcctctgaggTACACTGAGGTCATGACAGCAGCTGTCTCAGAGGTCAGAGATAAACTAGAGGGCATTCTTGGTGAGAGATGGACCAAGATCTCACTCACAGAGATTGAAGTGGATGCTTTACTGCCACAGCCAGAGCCCAGAACCAGAGCAGAATTCCTGAAATATTCACGTAAAATCACCCTGGATCGAAACACTACACACAAATGCTTAAGTGTCGATGATATAAGAACAGTATCTTTGAGGCACTATAACGGTCCCTTATCTTTGACTCTGtttcacccagacagattcactgacTGGTTTCAGGTTTTGTGTAGAGaaagtctgactggacgttgttactgggaggtgaaGAGTCATGGACAAGTTTTTGTAGCAGTTGCATACAAGAATATTAGCAGAACAGGATATGAAAGTATATTTGGACAAAATGATCATTCTTGGGCAATACAATGTTCAGATGATAGTTATGAATTCAGACATAACAAAATCAGAACTTCCATCTCAGGCCCTCAGTCatccagagtaggagtgtacctggatcacagagcaggtcttctgtccttctacagagtctctgaaaccatgactctcctccacagagtccagaccacattcactcagccgCTCTGTCCTGGACTCGGTTTGTATGGTGATAGAGCCTCAGCTGAAATCTGTATCGCAGATACATAGACATCACAGACCCGTATCAAAGTTTAAAAGCTACAGAGACAAACCACCACACATGCGACAACTTATTTAGACGTTCTATATGTAGTGATCTTTCTCTTTTCAGCCATGGTGTCAATCATTGCTCATGATGATTTAAgagttttcatcttttttctttttcttgttttattaattactcTTTAGACTAAAACTTGTTATACTTGGTAAACAGTTGCACAGGAATCAACAGAACTGAAAAATACAAGTAGATAACCTGAAAAACATGTCAGGGATAATGATAAAGGAAGTAAAAAAGTAGGTATGTTAAGTCTTGTTTTAAATCCATGTGGATCCAAGGATTGTGAGGCCTCTGTTATTTGAAGGAAAGCAGTATGGGattaaaaatcatatatttAGCACTG from Thunnus albacares chromosome 18, fThuAlb1.1, whole genome shotgun sequence encodes:
- the LOC122968753 gene encoding tripartite motif-containing protein 16-like, with the protein product MAQQRMDQEKLCCSICLDLLKDPVTIPCGHSYCMNCIKSYWDEENQMEINSCPQCRQIFRPRPVLVKNTMLADLVEELKKTRIQAAPPDHCYAGPEDMTCDVCTGRKLKALKSCLQCLVSYCEQHLQPHYESPAFAKHKLVDPSKKFQENVCSRHNEVMKIFCRTDQKCICYLCSMDEHKGHDTVSAAAEMTEKQRELGVSQKKIQQRIHDREKVVKMLQHEVENINCSADKAVRDSEKICTDVKQQIRSHQKTEVTHVNKLQVELEQEIAELRRKYMELKQLSHTEDHTQFLRIYTLLARLSESTDSASINIRPLRYTEVMTAAVSEVRDKLEGILGERWTKISLTEIEVDALLPQPEPRTRAEFLKYSRKITLDRNTTHKCLSVDDIRTVSLRHYNGPLSLTLFHPDRFTDWFQVLCRESLTGRCYWEVKSHGQVFVAVAYKNISRTGYESIFGQNDHSWAIQCSDDSYEFRHNKIRTSISGPQSSRVGVYLDHRAGLLSFYRVSETMTLLHRVQTTFTQPLCPGLGLYGDRASAEICIADT